One window of Mesorhizobium sp. WSM4904 genomic DNA carries:
- a CDS encoding fumarylacetoacetate hydrolase family protein yields MKLLRYGEVGSERPGLLDQDGTIRDLSAYVADIAGTALHPASLEMLSKLDPKSLPAVSGKPRMGACVAGTGKFICIGLNYSDHAAETGATVPPEPIIFMKASSAIVGPDDDVLIPRGSVKTDWEVELGVVIGKTAKYVSEEDALDYVAGYCVAHDVSERAFQAERQGQWTKGKSCDTFGPIGPWLVTTDEIADPQNLKMWLTVNGKTMQNGSTKTMVYGVKYLVSYLSQFMSLHPGDIISTGTPPGVGLGMKPPVFLKAGDVVELGIEGMGQQKQTFKADE; encoded by the coding sequence ATGAAGTTGCTGCGCTATGGCGAGGTGGGGAGCGAACGTCCCGGCCTGCTCGATCAGGATGGCACGATCCGCGACCTTTCGGCCTATGTCGCCGACATCGCCGGCACCGCGCTTCATCCGGCTTCGCTGGAGATGCTGTCGAAGCTCGATCCGAAATCGCTGCCGGCGGTCTCCGGCAAGCCGCGCATGGGCGCCTGCGTTGCCGGCACCGGCAAATTCATCTGCATCGGCCTCAACTATTCCGACCACGCCGCCGAGACCGGCGCCACCGTGCCGCCGGAGCCGATCATCTTCATGAAGGCAAGCTCCGCCATCGTCGGGCCGGATGACGACGTGCTCATCCCGCGCGGCTCCGTCAAGACCGACTGGGAAGTCGAGCTCGGCGTCGTCATCGGCAAGACGGCGAAGTATGTCAGTGAGGAAGACGCGCTCGATTATGTTGCCGGCTATTGCGTCGCGCACGACGTGTCCGAGCGCGCCTTCCAGGCCGAGCGCCAGGGCCAGTGGACCAAGGGCAAGTCCTGCGACACGTTTGGGCCGATCGGCCCGTGGCTGGTGACCACGGACGAGATCGCCGATCCGCAGAACCTCAAGATGTGGCTGACCGTCAACGGCAAGACCATGCAGAACGGCTCGACCAAGACCATGGTCTACGGCGTGAAGTATCTGGTCTCCTATCTCAGCCAGTTCATGTCGCTGCATCCCGGCGACATCATCTCCACCGGCACGCCGCCCGGCGTCGGCCTCGGCATGAAGCCGCCGGTATTCCTCAAAGCAGGCGACGTCGTCGAGCTTGGCATCGAAGGCATGGGCCAGCAGAAGCAGACGTTCAAGGCGGACGAATAG
- a CDS encoding ferredoxin--NADP reductase: MNTTSAVNIAGARPVQFPIPANVYAETVVSVKHYTDRLFSFRITRPQSLRFRSGEFVMIGLPNAEKPIFRAYSVASPAWDDELEFFSIKVPDGPLTSELQKIKVGDTVIMRQKATGTLVLDALTPAKRLFMISTGTGIAPFASLLRDPETYEKFDHVFLTHTCRDKAELVYGQELVAALENDPLIGELTGGRVTLYNSTTREESARMGRITALIGSGKFYSDLGIDKLNPETDRIMICGSMHMLKDVKELAESLGFQEGSLSHPASFVVERAFVG; the protein is encoded by the coding sequence ATGAACACGACATCCGCGGTCAACATCGCCGGCGCCAGGCCGGTCCAGTTCCCGATCCCGGCCAATGTCTATGCCGAGACGGTGGTGTCGGTGAAGCATTACACCGATCGGCTGTTCTCGTTCCGCATCACCCGTCCGCAGTCGCTGCGCTTCCGCTCCGGCGAGTTCGTCATGATCGGCCTGCCCAATGCCGAGAAGCCGATCTTCCGTGCCTATTCCGTCGCCAGCCCCGCTTGGGACGACGAGCTTGAATTCTTCTCGATCAAGGTGCCGGACGGTCCATTGACCTCCGAGCTGCAGAAGATAAAGGTCGGCGACACCGTCATCATGCGCCAGAAGGCGACCGGCACGCTGGTGCTCGACGCCCTTACGCCCGCAAAACGCCTGTTCATGATCTCGACCGGCACCGGCATCGCGCCCTTTGCCAGCCTGCTGCGCGATCCCGAGACTTATGAAAAGTTCGACCACGTCTTCCTGACCCACACCTGTCGCGACAAAGCCGAGCTTGTCTACGGCCAGGAGCTGGTGGCGGCTCTGGAAAACGATCCGCTGATCGGCGAGCTGACCGGCGGCCGTGTCACGCTCTACAATTCGACGACCCGCGAGGAATCGGCGCGCATGGGCCGCATCACCGCGCTGATCGGCTCGGGCAAGTTCTATTCCGACCTCGGCATCGACAAGCTCAATCCCGAGACCGACCGCATCATGATCTGCGGTTCGATGCACATGTTGAAGGACGTCAAGGAACTCGCCGAAAGCCTCGGCTTCCAGGAAGGCTCGCTCAGCCATCCGGCAAGCTTCGTCGTGGAGCGCGCCTTCGTCGGCTGA
- a CDS encoding hydantoinase B/oxoprolinase family protein: MPVQGAKLDTITLSVLQAALQQVCDEMDLTFSRAAFSPVIAEANDRSDGIYSAADGSLIAQGSQGLPVFVGVMQYSTKTVIEMIADGRCLAPEPGDIYIVNDPYLGGTHLMDVRFVMPVYRNGKIFCWLSNTGHWPDIGGSVPGGFSASATAVEQEGLRLPPVKLFKKGVLDPEIYAIICSNIRVADQRIGDIRAQAAALLIGQDRLNEILDRYGDETVIEAIAELRRRAADQMRASIAVIPDGVYRSQAFVDSDGVVNEPLTINLAIEKKGDTLTFDFAGSSKPCAGPMNSVLATTLSSVYLAMRHIFPEVPISAGAFEPLNVERPEGTFLDAKYPRPVSGCAAEVSQRIAEAVFAAMVQALPEKVTAAPAGSSGNFALGGNDPARGRDYVMYQISGGGYGGNAGHDGLSNGCSTIGISKSPPVEIMEQAFPVLYRHYALREGSGGAGKHRGGFGLAYEVEILRGEARASFVMDHGRFGPQGALGGKDGAPNSVTVFRGGEAHVPPHLSKEQDIALRAGDRVRVGTPGGGGYGDPRQRDPRLIAEDVRLGYYTPEQAQEMFGVG; the protein is encoded by the coding sequence ATGCCAGTGCAAGGGGCAAAGCTCGACACGATCACGCTTTCGGTGCTGCAGGCGGCGCTGCAGCAGGTCTGCGACGAGATGGATCTGACGTTTTCCCGCGCGGCCTTCTCGCCGGTCATCGCCGAGGCCAACGATCGCTCGGATGGCATCTATTCGGCGGCCGACGGCTCGCTGATCGCGCAAGGCAGCCAGGGCCTGCCGGTGTTCGTCGGCGTCATGCAATATTCGACCAAGACGGTGATCGAGATGATCGCCGACGGCCGTTGCCTGGCGCCGGAGCCCGGCGACATCTATATCGTCAACGACCCCTATCTCGGCGGCACGCATCTGATGGATGTGCGTTTCGTCATGCCGGTCTATCGAAACGGCAAGATTTTCTGCTGGCTTTCCAACACGGGTCATTGGCCTGATATCGGCGGCTCTGTGCCGGGCGGCTTCTCGGCGTCGGCCACCGCAGTCGAGCAGGAAGGCTTGCGCCTGCCGCCGGTAAAACTGTTCAAGAAGGGCGTGCTCGACCCGGAAATCTACGCCATCATCTGCTCGAACATCCGCGTCGCCGACCAGCGCATCGGCGATATTCGCGCGCAGGCTGCCGCGTTGCTGATCGGCCAGGACAGGCTAAACGAAATACTGGATCGTTACGGAGACGAAACCGTCATCGAAGCGATCGCCGAATTGCGCCGACGCGCCGCCGACCAGATGCGCGCCTCGATCGCGGTGATACCGGACGGCGTCTATCGCTCGCAGGCCTTCGTCGATTCCGACGGCGTGGTGAACGAGCCGCTGACCATAAATCTGGCCATCGAGAAGAAGGGCGACACGCTGACCTTCGATTTCGCCGGTTCGTCAAAGCCCTGCGCCGGACCGATGAACAGCGTGCTGGCGACGACCCTGTCGTCGGTCTATCTCGCCATGCGCCATATCTTTCCCGAGGTGCCGATCAGCGCCGGCGCCTTCGAGCCGCTGAACGTCGAGCGGCCGGAAGGCACCTTCCTCGACGCGAAATATCCGCGCCCCGTATCGGGCTGCGCGGCGGAGGTCTCGCAGCGCATCGCGGAAGCGGTGTTCGCGGCGATGGTGCAGGCGCTGCCGGAGAAGGTGACGGCGGCACCCGCCGGCTCCAGCGGCAATTTCGCGCTCGGCGGCAACGATCCGGCGCGCGGGCGCGACTACGTGATGTACCAGATCTCGGGTGGCGGCTATGGCGGCAATGCCGGCCATGACGGCCTGAGCAACGGCTGCTCTACCATCGGCATTTCGAAATCGCCGCCGGTCGAGATCATGGAGCAGGCTTTTCCGGTTCTCTACCGGCACTACGCGCTGCGCGAGGGCTCGGGCGGCGCCGGCAAGCATCGCGGCGGCTTCGGCCTTGCCTATGAGGTGGAGATATTGCGGGGCGAAGCCCGCGCCTCCTTCGTCATGGATCACGGCCGCTTCGGGCCGCAGGGCGCGCTCGGTGGCAAGGACGGCGCGCCGAACAGCGTGACCGTATTTCGGGGCGGCGAAGCGCATGTGCCACCACATCTTTCCAAGGAGCAGGACATCGCGCTTAGGGCCGGCGACCGCGTACGCGTCGGCACGCCGGGCGGCGGCGGCTATGGCGATCCGCGCCAACGCGACCCGAGGCTGATCGCCGAGGATGTCCGGCTCGGCTATTATACGCCCGAACAGGCGCAGGAGATGTTCGGCGTGGGTTGA
- a CDS encoding SDR family oxidoreductase: MADLAGKVVVVTAAAQGIGRASVLAFARAGATVHATDINEPLLAELAKTSGIKTRKLDVLNDAAVAAAFAEIGPVDVLFNCAGFVHSGSILEMKDEDLDFALDLNVRSMIRTIRAVLPGMLERGDGSIINMASLASSQKGVPNRFVYGLTKAAVVGLTKAVAADYVARGIRCNAICPGTVESPSLQDRMHAQGDYEAARAAFIARQPMGRLGTPEEIADLAVYLAGANYTSGQAYNIDGGWSI, translated from the coding sequence ATGGCGGATCTGGCAGGCAAGGTGGTTGTGGTCACCGCGGCGGCGCAAGGCATCGGACGCGCGAGCGTGCTGGCTTTTGCCAGGGCCGGCGCCACCGTTCACGCCACCGACATCAACGAGCCGCTCCTTGCCGAGCTCGCCAAGACTTCCGGCATCAAGACGCGCAAGCTCGACGTTCTGAACGATGCGGCCGTCGCGGCTGCCTTCGCCGAGATCGGCCCGGTCGATGTGCTGTTCAACTGCGCCGGCTTCGTCCATTCGGGCTCCATCCTCGAGATGAAGGATGAGGACCTCGACTTCGCGCTCGACCTCAATGTCCGCTCGATGATCCGCACGATCCGCGCCGTGCTGCCAGGCATGCTGGAGCGCGGCGACGGCTCGATCATCAACATGGCGTCGCTGGCGAGCTCGCAGAAGGGCGTGCCGAACCGTTTCGTCTATGGTTTGACCAAGGCGGCCGTAGTCGGCCTCACCAAGGCGGTCGCCGCCGACTATGTCGCAAGAGGAATCCGCTGCAACGCCATCTGTCCCGGCACGGTCGAAAGCCCGTCGCTGCAAGACCGCATGCATGCGCAGGGCGACTATGAGGCGGCGCGCGCGGCCTTCATCGCGCGCCAGCCCATGGGCAGGCTGGGCACGCCCGAGGAGATCGCCGATCTCGCCGTCTATCTGGCGGGAGCGAACTACACGTCGGGTCAGGCCTACAATATCGACGGCGGCTGGTCGATCTGA
- a CDS encoding hydantoinase/oxoprolinase family protein: MDEKFSASAGNVVAGIDVGGTFTDLLLIDGKAGGKVHIAKTPTTVENQAFGVVAALAATGFPVDGIDLIVHGTTTTTNAVLERRLARTGMITTRGFRDVIELGRRTRPQAYGMTGTFVPVIPRDLRLEVSERVEASGAVRVPLDEAEMRDAVKRLLAAGCESLVIHFLHSYANPAHERRAAEIAAELWPNGHITTGHALLSEAREFERGVTAAVNASVQPILERYVERLRKELAAKGYARDFLIMNGNGGMISARFVTQESAKTVMSGPASGVIAAAYTGKRAGFGNVVTYDMGGTSTDVALIRNAEPAVSNEIEIEYAMPIHVPMVAVHTVGAGGGSIARVDAAGLIQIGPESAGANPGPICYGRGGTEPTITDANLVLGRLAPKKLLAVDNPVTVERVTAIFEDKIGKRTGLSGVEAAGAILRLGNMKMAGAIRMVSVSRGHDPRDFALFAFGGAGPLHATALARELGLPRVLVPARPGITNALGCVVADLRHDFVNTINQPVASLDEAKLREVLERHRNEGEALIAKEAVKPDAIRVTHSADMQFVGQTHIINVPLPSSSVTRATLQQLFEKAYFARFKVELPEIRANLVNLNTSVTGVRPQIDLSKLIDPAGRAATLEEALREIRPVWYSGHWHDTPVYDREKLPLDATIEGPAILEQMDATTVLEPGDHARSDADGNIIIDIGEA; this comes from the coding sequence ATGGATGAGAAATTTTCGGCGTCGGCGGGAAATGTTGTCGCAGGCATCGATGTCGGCGGAACCTTCACCGACCTGCTGCTGATCGACGGCAAGGCAGGCGGAAAGGTGCATATCGCCAAGACGCCGACCACAGTGGAGAACCAGGCATTCGGCGTGGTCGCCGCACTTGCCGCCACCGGCTTTCCGGTCGACGGTATCGACCTCATCGTCCATGGCACGACGACGACCACCAACGCCGTGCTGGAACGCCGGCTGGCCAGGACCGGCATGATCACCACGCGCGGCTTTCGCGACGTGATCGAGCTTGGCCGGCGCACCCGGCCGCAAGCCTATGGCATGACGGGCACCTTCGTGCCGGTCATTCCGCGCGATCTGCGACTCGAGGTCTCGGAGCGCGTCGAGGCGTCCGGCGCCGTTCGCGTCCCGCTCGACGAGGCGGAGATGCGCGACGCGGTGAAGCGGCTGCTCGCCGCCGGCTGCGAGTCGCTCGTCATCCATTTCCTGCATTCCTACGCCAACCCGGCGCATGAACGCCGCGCGGCGGAGATCGCGGCGGAACTCTGGCCGAACGGCCATATCACCACCGGCCATGCGCTTCTTTCAGAAGCGCGCGAGTTCGAGCGCGGCGTGACGGCGGCGGTCAACGCCTCGGTGCAGCCGATCCTGGAGCGCTATGTCGAGCGGCTGCGCAAGGAGCTGGCGGCGAAAGGCTATGCGCGCGACTTCCTGATCATGAACGGCAATGGCGGCATGATCTCGGCCCGCTTCGTCACGCAGGAATCGGCCAAGACCGTGATGTCGGGCCCAGCATCGGGCGTGATCGCGGCAGCCTATACCGGAAAACGCGCCGGCTTCGGCAATGTCGTCACCTACGACATGGGCGGCACCTCGACCGACGTGGCGCTTATCCGCAACGCCGAGCCCGCCGTCTCGAACGAGATCGAGATCGAGTATGCAATGCCGATCCATGTGCCGATGGTGGCGGTGCACACCGTCGGCGCCGGCGGCGGCTCGATCGCGCGCGTCGACGCGGCCGGCCTGATCCAGATCGGCCCGGAAAGCGCCGGCGCCAATCCCGGCCCGATCTGCTACGGGCGCGGCGGCACCGAACCGACCATCACCGACGCCAATCTGGTGCTGGGCCGGTTGGCGCCGAAGAAGCTGCTCGCCGTCGACAATCCGGTCACCGTCGAGCGCGTGACCGCGATCTTCGAGGACAAGATCGGCAAGCGCACCGGCCTTTCCGGCGTCGAAGCGGCGGGCGCGATCCTGAGGCTCGGCAACATGAAGATGGCGGGCGCCATCCGCATGGTGTCTGTGTCGCGCGGCCACGATCCGCGCGATTTCGCGCTGTTCGCCTTCGGCGGCGCCGGGCCATTGCACGCGACAGCACTCGCCCGCGAGCTCGGCCTGCCACGTGTGCTGGTGCCGGCGCGCCCCGGCATCACCAATGCGCTCGGCTGCGTCGTCGCCGATCTCAGGCACGATTTCGTCAACACGATCAACCAGCCGGTGGCGAGCCTCGACGAAGCGAAGCTTCGCGAGGTATTGGAACGGCACCGGAACGAAGGCGAGGCGCTGATCGCCAAGGAAGCGGTGAAGCCGGACGCGATCCGCGTCACTCATTCCGCCGACATGCAGTTCGTTGGCCAGACGCACATCATCAACGTGCCGCTGCCGTCCTCATCGGTGACGCGCGCGACGCTGCAGCAACTCTTCGAAAAGGCCTATTTCGCGCGCTTCAAGGTCGAGCTGCCCGAGATCCGCGCCAATCTCGTCAACCTCAATACCTCGGTCACCGGCGTGCGGCCGCAAATCGATCTGTCGAAGCTGATCGACCCGGCGGGGCGCGCGGCGACGCTCGAGGAGGCGCTGCGCGAAATCCGGCCGGTCTGGTACAGTGGGCACTGGCACGACACTCCGGTCTATGACCGCGAAAAACTGCCGCTCGATGCAACAATCGAAGGGCCGGCGATCCTGGAGCAGATGGACGCAACCACGGTGCTGGAACCCGGCGACCATGCGCGTTCCGACGCCGACGGCAACATCATCATCGACATCGGCGAGGCCTGA
- the deoC gene encoding deoxyribose-phosphate aldolase: protein MSSTIREAGAGASKVMPLPARAAANTPMPLEHGIARNPGMKLDLGFLESVRSVNRSALERRVATLTKRRSIKADNQAAWLLRAIACMDLTTLNSNDTDERVRRLCAKAINPLRKDIVEGLGIAGETIRPAAVCVYHPFVATAVEALRGTGIHVAAVSTAFPHGLAPLSTRLQEIEASVRDGADEIDVVIPRGLVYGAKWRELFNEIVAMRAACGDAHLKVILGTGDLATLRNVMLASMVAMMAGADFIKTSTGKESVNATLPVGLAMVRAIRAYFEETGYLIGFKPAGGISTAKASLDWLVLMKEELGRPWLEPELFRFGASSLLTDIERQLEHHLTGHYSANHRHAMA from the coding sequence ATGAGCAGCACCATCCGCGAGGCCGGCGCAGGCGCGTCCAAGGTCATGCCGCTGCCGGCGCGTGCCGCCGCCAACACGCCGATGCCGCTGGAGCATGGCATTGCCCGCAATCCCGGCATGAAGCTCGACCTCGGTTTCCTGGAATCGGTGCGCAGCGTCAATCGCTCGGCGCTGGAACGTCGTGTCGCCACGCTCACCAAACGGCGCTCGATCAAGGCCGACAACCAGGCCGCCTGGCTGCTGCGGGCGATTGCCTGCATGGATCTCACCACGCTGAACTCCAACGACACCGACGAGCGCGTGCGCAGGCTCTGCGCCAAGGCGATCAATCCGCTGCGCAAGGATATCGTCGAGGGTCTCGGCATCGCCGGTGAAACCATCCGTCCGGCGGCGGTTTGCGTCTACCACCCCTTCGTCGCCACCGCTGTCGAGGCGCTGCGCGGCACCGGCATCCATGTCGCCGCCGTTTCAACCGCCTTCCCGCACGGCCTGGCGCCGCTCTCGACCCGGCTGCAGGAGATCGAGGCCTCGGTGCGCGACGGCGCCGATGAGATCGATGTCGTAATCCCGCGCGGCCTGGTCTACGGCGCCAAGTGGCGCGAGCTGTTCAACGAGATCGTCGCCATGCGCGCCGCCTGCGGCGACGCGCACTTGAAAGTCATCCTCGGCACCGGCGATCTCGCCACGCTGCGCAATGTCATGCTGGCCTCGATGGTGGCGATGATGGCGGGCGCCGACTTCATCAAGACCTCGACCGGCAAGGAAAGCGTCAACGCCACGCTTCCCGTCGGCCTCGCCATGGTGCGCGCCATCCGCGCCTATTTCGAGGAGACCGGCTACCTGATCGGCTTCAAGCCGGCGGGTGGCATTTCCACCGCCAAGGCCTCGCTCGACTGGCTGGTGCTGATGAAGGAGGAACTTGGCCGGCCGTGGCTCGAGCCGGAGCTGTTCCGCTTCGGCGCCTCCAGCCTGCTCACCGACATCGAACGCCAGCTCGAGCATCATTTGACCGGGCACTATTCAGCCAACCATCGCCACGCGATGGCGTAG
- a CDS encoding ABC transporter ATP-binding protein, whose product MGSLNIENVKKAFGPVEVLKGIDLEVNDGEFVVFVGPSGCGKSTLLRVIAGLEDSTSGRVLIDGDDVSVTPPAKRGIAMVFQTYALYPHLTVKNNMGLGLKQAGTPSAEIERRIKIASAMLSLEPYLERRPAELSGGQRQRVAIGRAVVREPKLFLFDEPLSNLDAALRVNTRLEIAQLHRRLKATMIYVTHDQVEAMTLADKIVVLNAGRIEQIGSPMELYNSPANEFVAGFIGSPKMNFIDGAKLGETAKTVGVRPEHLTVDAKSGAWKGTVVHAEHLGADTNLYLDCEKAGLLTVRIFGVYNAEPGATLYATPDPAKTYRFGANGRVLK is encoded by the coding sequence ATGGGCTCGCTGAACATCGAGAATGTGAAGAAGGCTTTCGGGCCGGTCGAGGTGCTGAAGGGCATCGACCTCGAGGTCAATGACGGCGAGTTCGTCGTCTTCGTCGGACCTTCCGGCTGCGGGAAGTCGACGCTGCTGCGCGTGATCGCCGGGCTGGAGGATTCGACCTCCGGCCGGGTGCTGATCGACGGCGACGACGTCTCGGTCACGCCACCGGCCAAACGCGGCATCGCCATGGTGTTCCAGACCTACGCGCTCTACCCGCATCTGACGGTCAAGAACAATATGGGCCTCGGCCTGAAGCAGGCCGGCACACCCTCGGCCGAGATCGAGCGCCGCATCAAGATCGCTTCGGCCATGCTGTCGCTCGAGCCCTATCTTGAGCGCCGCCCGGCGGAACTCTCGGGCGGTCAGCGCCAGCGCGTCGCCATCGGCCGCGCCGTGGTGCGCGAGCCGAAGCTCTTTCTCTTCGACGAGCCGCTGTCGAACCTCGATGCCGCGCTGCGCGTCAACACAAGGCTGGAGATCGCGCAGTTGCACCGGCGGCTGAAGGCGACGATGATCTACGTCACCCACGACCAGGTCGAGGCGATGACGCTGGCCGACAAGATCGTCGTGCTCAACGCCGGCCGGATCGAGCAGATCGGCAGCCCGATGGAGCTCTACAATTCGCCGGCCAACGAATTCGTCGCCGGCTTCATCGGCTCGCCGAAGATGAACTTCATCGACGGCGCCAAGCTGGGCGAGACGGCGAAGACCGTCGGGGTCAGGCCAGAGCATCTGACCGTCGATGCGAAATCCGGCGCCTGGAAAGGCACGGTGGTGCATGCCGAGCATCTCGGCGCCGACACCAACCTCTATCTCGACTGCGAGAAGGCCGGCCTGCTCACCGTGCGCATCTTCGGCGTCTACAACGCCGAGCCGGGCGCTACGCTCTACGCGACGCCGGACCCGGCGAAGACATATCGGTTTGGAGCGAATGGAAGAGTGTTGAAGTAG
- a CDS encoding aldehyde dehydrogenase family protein yields the protein MNILERYHAMEYGPAPEARNEADAWLASRDFSKSLFIDGAWKAAASGRTFDTSEPSSGKLLAKVSDAGGADIDAAVAAAAKALPKWSASSGYARAKVLYAIGRAMQRHQRLFAVLETIDNGKPIRESRDIDVPLAIRHFIHHAGWAQTLEKDFPDHKAVGVVGQVIPWNFPLLMLAWKIAPALAAGCTVVLKPAEFTPLTAILFAEICERAGVPKGVVNIVQGGPEAGAAIVNHPGVQKIAFTGSSEVGKIIRKATAGSGKKLSLELGGKSAFVVFEDADLDSAVEGLVDGIWFNQGQVCCAGSRLLVQEGVAEAFIAKVKVRMSRLRVGSPLDKNTDIGPLVDRTQLDRVKGLIAEGARQGAVCWQPDAALPTTGYYHLPTLATSVSPANILAQEEVFGPVLATMSFRNTEEAIELANNTRYGLAASVWSENINLALHVAPQLKAGVVWVNGTNMFDAACGFGGYRESGFGREGGREGMFEYLTAKLPIGPAIKPATAGSAQPAEQADGTAIDRTAKLFIGGKQVRPDGNYSLGIATAKGKLAGEVGLGNRKDIRDAVAAARACKAWPDATAFNRSQVLYYFGENLSGRADEFAARLVQLTGVAPKAAREEVEQSIERLFLYAGLTDKFEGRVHQPPARVVTLALHEPVGVVGIVAPDNQPLLNFISLVAPALAMGNTVVAVPSERHPLLATDLYQVIEYSDLPAGAVNIVTGRSAELAGVLAKHDDVDGLWLFADAETCARAEADSIGNLKRVWTGNGRSLDWASGEAAGEAFLRRAIEVKNVWVPYGD from the coding sequence ATGAACATCCTCGAACGCTATCACGCCATGGAATACGGCCCGGCGCCGGAGGCCCGCAACGAAGCCGATGCCTGGTTGGCCTCGCGCGATTTCTCCAAGTCCCTGTTCATCGATGGCGCCTGGAAGGCGGCGGCGAGCGGCAGGACTTTCGACACCAGCGAACCGTCCTCCGGCAAGCTGCTCGCCAAGGTCTCGGATGCAGGCGGCGCCGACATCGACGCGGCGGTCGCCGCGGCCGCCAAGGCGCTGCCGAAGTGGAGCGCGAGTTCCGGCTACGCCAGAGCCAAGGTGCTCTATGCCATCGGCCGCGCCATGCAGCGCCATCAGCGCCTGTTCGCCGTGCTGGAGACGATCGACAACGGCAAGCCGATCCGCGAGAGCCGCGACATCGACGTGCCGCTGGCGATCCGTCACTTCATCCACCATGCCGGCTGGGCGCAGACGCTGGAGAAGGATTTTCCCGACCACAAGGCGGTCGGCGTCGTCGGCCAGGTCATCCCCTGGAACTTTCCGCTGTTGATGCTGGCCTGGAAGATCGCGCCCGCACTCGCCGCGGGCTGTACGGTGGTGTTGAAGCCGGCCGAATTCACGCCGCTTACCGCGATCCTGTTCGCCGAGATCTGCGAGCGGGCAGGCGTGCCGAAAGGCGTCGTCAACATCGTCCAGGGCGGACCGGAAGCGGGTGCGGCGATCGTCAATCATCCCGGTGTCCAGAAGATCGCCTTCACCGGCTCTTCCGAGGTCGGCAAGATCATCCGCAAGGCGACCGCCGGGTCGGGCAAGAAGCTTTCGCTGGAACTCGGCGGCAAGTCGGCCTTCGTCGTCTTCGAGGATGCCGATCTCGACAGCGCCGTCGAGGGTCTGGTCGACGGCATCTGGTTCAATCAGGGCCAGGTCTGCTGCGCCGGCTCGCGCCTGCTTGTGCAGGAAGGCGTAGCCGAGGCTTTCATCGCCAAGGTCAAGGTCAGGATGAGCCGGCTGCGCGTCGGCAGCCCGCTCGACAAGAACACCGATATCGGTCCTTTGGTCGACCGCACCCAGCTCGACCGCGTCAAGGGCCTGATCGCCGAGGGCGCCAGGCAAGGCGCGGTCTGCTGGCAGCCCGACGCCGCCTTGCCGACGACGGGCTACTATCACCTGCCGACGCTCGCGACCTCGGTTTCGCCGGCTAATATATTGGCGCAGGAGGAGGTGTTCGGACCGGTGTTGGCGACGATGAGCTTCCGAAACACCGAGGAAGCGATCGAGCTTGCCAACAACACGCGCTACGGCCTTGCCGCTTCCGTGTGGAGCGAGAACATCAACCTCGCCTTGCATGTCGCCCCGCAATTGAAGGCCGGCGTGGTCTGGGTCAACGGCACCAACATGTTCGACGCCGCCTGCGGCTTCGGCGGCTACCGCGAAAGTGGCTTCGGCCGCGAGGGTGGCCGCGAGGGCATGTTCGAATATCTGACGGCGAAGCTTCCTATCGGCCCGGCTATCAAGCCGGCCACCGCCGGCTCCGCTCAGCCAGCCGAACAGGCCGACGGCACGGCGATCGACCGCACTGCAAAGCTGTTCATCGGCGGCAAGCAGGTGCGCCCCGACGGCAATTATTCGCTTGGCATCGCCACCGCCAAGGGCAAGCTTGCCGGCGAGGTCGGCCTCGGCAACCGCAAGGACATCCGCGACGCGGTCGCCGCGGCGCGCGCCTGCAAGGCTTGGCCCGATGCGACTGCCTTCAACCGCAGTCAGGTGCTTTACTACTTCGGCGAGAACCTTTCCGGCCGCGCGGACGAATTCGCCGCGCGCCTCGTCCAGCTCACCGGCGTCGCTCCCAAGGCGGCGCGGGAGGAGGTCGAGCAGTCGATCGAGCGGCTGTTCCTCTATGCCGGCCTCACCGACAAGTTCGAGGGCCGCGTCCACCAGCCGCCGGCCCGTGTCGTGACATTGGCGCTGCATGAGCCGGTCGGCGTCGTCGGCATCGTCGCGCCGGACAATCAGCCGCTGCTCAACTTCATCTCGCTGGTGGCGCCGGCGCTTGCCATGGGCAACACGGTGGTGGCCGTCCCGTCCGAACGGCACCCGCTTTTGGCGACCGACCTCTACCAGGTGATTGAATATTCCGACTTGCCTGCCGGCGCCGTCAACATCGTCACCGGCCGCAGCGCCGAGCTTGCGGGCGTGCTGGCCAAGCACGACGATGTCGACGGGCTCTGGCTGTTCGCCGATGCCGAAACCTGCGCCAGGGCGGAGGCCGACTCCATCGGCAACCTGAAGCGCGTCTGGACCGGCAACGGCCGCAGCCTCGACTGGGCCTCGGGCGAAGCCGCCGGCGAGGCCTTCCTGCGCCGCGCCATCGAGGTCAAGAATGTCTGGGTGCCTTACGGCGACTGA